In the Paenibacillus pabuli genome, one interval contains:
- a CDS encoding acyltransferase: MNQPVNRPRRIEYLDLFRAFAIMAVVAIHATSTAVAHYPKHSQGHDFYYFWNSFLQFAVPAFLFLSSLVLFYNYSARVKDKGWMFGFYKKRLLYVFVPYVIWSLIYFGVKQLLASHDPMSHYTLFLKQLLTGTAHTHLYFFLIILQFYAVFPLLLLLTRFRLFKRYLPVFFIAAQAGFYALHLQFHFERMGSLLPSYLIVIGFGAWIGMNFNISLEKLRSYRNVLIMAFLSGGFIFVYGSVYIKTSLGASPIITYTLLFLFRNLFTLSACLLLLMGCERAAAKKRDRARLITRLLDSLGTVAFGIFLMHPLVLLFWRREFSLELAQHFSLGIILSYVVALLLSWGIAIGLRRMKWGWALIGR; the protein is encoded by the coding sequence ATGAATCAACCGGTTAATCGGCCCCGGCGTATTGAGTATCTGGATCTTTTTCGTGCTTTTGCCATCATGGCTGTGGTTGCCATCCATGCAACATCCACAGCAGTTGCGCATTATCCCAAGCATTCGCAGGGTCATGATTTTTATTATTTCTGGAACAGTTTTCTGCAATTTGCGGTGCCTGCATTTCTGTTTCTGTCCTCCCTTGTCTTGTTCTATAACTATAGTGCCAGGGTGAAGGATAAGGGTTGGATGTTCGGATTTTATAAAAAGCGTCTGTTATATGTTTTTGTGCCTTATGTGATTTGGTCATTGATATATTTTGGGGTCAAACAGCTGCTGGCAAGTCATGATCCAATGTCTCATTATACGCTTTTCCTTAAACAATTGCTCACAGGAACAGCGCATACGCACTTATACTTTTTTCTTATTATTCTTCAGTTTTATGCGGTGTTTCCGCTGCTCTTATTACTAACCCGGTTTCGTCTATTCAAGCGTTATTTGCCCGTGTTCTTTATTGCAGCGCAAGCTGGCTTCTATGCATTACATCTTCAGTTCCACTTCGAGCGAATGGGGAGTCTTCTGCCGAGTTACCTGATTGTCATTGGGTTTGGCGCGTGGATTGGCATGAACTTTAACATTTCGTTGGAGAAGCTGCGTTCATACCGCAATGTGTTGATCATGGCCTTTTTAAGTGGAGGTTTTATCTTTGTATATGGCAGTGTTTACATAAAAACGTCCTTAGGTGCATCTCCGATCATAACGTATACCTTGCTGTTTTTGTTCCGCAATTTGTTTACACTTTCTGCATGTTTGCTATTGTTGATGGGATGTGAACGAGCAGCGGCCAAAAAAAGGGATCGAGCCCGTCTAATCACTCGCCTCCTGGACTCGCTGGGAACAGTAGCCTTCGGGATATTCTTGATGCATCCATTAGTATTGTTGTTCTGGAGAAGGGAGTTCTCATTGGAACTGGCACAGCATTTTAGTCTTGGCATTATCCTGTCTTATGTCGTTGCCCTGCTGCTTTCATGGGGGATAGCAATTGGATTACGGCGAATGAAATGGGGATGGGCGCTGATTGGACGATAA
- a CDS encoding AAA family ATPase has protein sequence MKFVIIFGPQAVGKMTVGQELEKITDLKLFHNHMTIELVSPYFSYGTAQGKRLVSLFRQEIFEEVAKSDLPGLIFTYVWAFDLEQDTEYIRNISELFTSQGGQVCYVELEADLTERLDRNRSPHRLLHKATKRNVEWSEQDLLNSMQKYRLNSAPGEIMHEHYIRINNSHQSPEEAAEVIKKRFEL, from the coding sequence ATGAAGTTTGTCATCATTTTTGGTCCACAAGCTGTCGGGAAAATGACCGTCGGGCAGGAACTGGAGAAGATCACGGATCTGAAGTTGTTTCACAATCACATGACGATTGAACTGGTATCTCCCTATTTCAGTTATGGCACAGCTCAAGGAAAAAGACTTGTGAGTCTGTTTCGCCAGGAAATTTTTGAAGAAGTGGCGAAGAGCGATCTTCCGGGCTTGATATTTACATACGTGTGGGCATTCGATCTGGAACAGGATACAGAATATATCCGTAATATCAGTGAGCTGTTTACCTCTCAAGGCGGGCAGGTGTGTTATGTTGAATTGGAGGCAGATTTGACAGAACGATTGGATCGTAACCGGAGTCCTCATCGGCTGCTGCACAAGGCAACGAAGCGAAATGTAGAATGGTCTGAGCAGGATTTGCTTAATAGCATGCAGAAATATCGACTGAATTCAGCGCCGGGAGAGATCATGCACGAGCACTATATTCGGATTAATAATTCGCACCAGAGCCCTGAAGAGGCAGCGGAAGTAATAAAGAAAAGATTTGAGCTATAA
- a CDS encoding pyridoxamine 5'-phosphate oxidase family protein, protein MLTKNIFKDIVESEDVLREICGTPGELVKNKTITYLDEHCQQFIARSGLLFMSTSDRSGSCDVSPRGDGEGFVHVVDQHHLVIPERPGNRRFDSLLNILSNPHIGLIFVIPGLEETLRINGRAMIIRDIDMMKQMQAQGKTPKLGIAVMVEECYMHCGKAFKRSHTWEPENWIAKEELPKPARIIAAHAGKLGVTEDDVVRSLQESYEKRLY, encoded by the coding sequence ATGTTGACCAAAAACATATTTAAAGACATCGTTGAATCGGAAGACGTTCTAAGAGAGATTTGCGGCACCCCCGGAGAACTGGTTAAAAACAAAACGATTACGTATCTGGATGAGCATTGTCAACAATTCATTGCCCGTTCCGGGCTGCTCTTTATGTCAACCAGTGATCGTTCAGGCTCTTGTGATGTATCTCCCCGTGGTGACGGAGAAGGATTTGTACATGTCGTGGATCAGCATCATCTGGTCATTCCGGAACGGCCGGGCAACAGACGATTTGACTCGCTGTTAAACATTTTGTCCAATCCGCATATTGGATTGATTTTTGTTATTCCTGGTCTTGAAGAGACACTGCGTATCAATGGCAGAGCGATGATTATTCGGGATATCGATATGATGAAGCAAATGCAGGCACAGGGCAAAACACCCAAATTAGGTATCGCTGTGATGGTAGAAGAATGTTATATGCATTGTGGCAAAGCGTTTAAACGTTCGCATACCTGGGAACCTGAGAACTGGATCGCCAAGGAGGAATTACCCAAACCAGCACGTATTATCGCTGCGCACGCTGGCAAATTGGGTGTTACGGAGGACGATGTCGTCCGTTCGTTACAAGAATCGTATGAGAAACGATTGTATTAA
- the licT gene encoding BglG family transcription antiterminator LicT has protein sequence MKIEKVLNNNAVVAIQDEREVIVIGRGIAFQKRAGDRVSEEHIDKIFTLQNEDIQENFKTLISSIPLEYMKVSEEIIAYAKLKLGKKLNDSIYLHLTDHIHFAIERYRKNLPIRNGLLWETKQLYKDEYEVGLEGLNMICEQFGILLPEDEAGFMALHFVNAALNEEMPNIRSMTQVMQEVLTIIKYHFKMDFDENSLNYYRFVTHLKFFAQRLVKGKHYKNNNDDELFELIQKKYPEAHKCSEKIKKFIENNYTYQLTNEEMMYLSIHIERVVHATSE, from the coding sequence GTGAAAATCGAGAAGGTGCTGAACAATAACGCTGTGGTTGCCATTCAGGATGAGCGCGAAGTCATCGTCATTGGCCGAGGAATTGCTTTTCAGAAGCGGGCAGGTGATAGAGTCTCCGAGGAGCATATTGACAAGATCTTTACTTTACAAAATGAAGATATTCAGGAAAACTTCAAAACATTAATCTCCAGCATACCGCTGGAATACATGAAAGTTTCCGAAGAGATCATCGCTTATGCCAAACTGAAATTGGGCAAAAAATTGAATGACAGCATCTATCTCCATCTTACAGACCACATTCATTTCGCTATTGAGCGTTATCGCAAAAATCTGCCTATCCGTAATGGATTACTGTGGGAAACGAAGCAGTTGTACAAGGATGAGTACGAAGTGGGACTAGAGGGCCTTAACATGATCTGTGAACAGTTTGGTATCCTATTACCGGAAGATGAAGCCGGATTTATGGCATTGCATTTCGTAAATGCAGCGCTTAACGAAGAAATGCCGAATATTCGAAGCATGACGCAGGTGATGCAAGAGGTGCTGACCATCATCAAGTACCATTTCAAAATGGATTTTGACGAGAACTCGCTGAACTATTACCGATTTGTGACGCATCTGAAATTTTTCGCCCAGCGTCTGGTCAAAGGGAAGCACTATAAAAATAACAATGATGATGAATTGTTTGAACTGATTCAGAAAAAATATCCCGAAGCACACAAGTGCTCAGAGAAAATCAAAAAATTCATCGAAAATAACTACACATATCAACTCACTAACGAGGAAATGATGTATCTATCGATTCATATTGAACGTGTGGTGCACGCCACTTCAGAGTAG
- a CDS encoding beta-glucoside-specific PTS transporter subunit IIABC produces MNYDQLAKDILSRVGGTGNVNSVFHCVTRLRFKLKNESVAKTEEIKNLPGVITVMQSGGQYQVVIGNEVPDVYKAIVKVGNLPTEGQVEETKEESGKKVGLFSRFIDMISGVFTPLLGLLAATGMIKGFTAMFLSFGWLTNTSGTYHLLNATGDCLFYFFPVFLGYTAIKKFGGSPFLGMAIGATLVYPTLSGLTAGDPLYTLFAGTLFESPIHITFLGIPVILMNYSSSVIPIIIATFFAVKIERFFKNVIPKVVSTFLVPFFTLLVIVPATFLVIGPVSTWAGQLIGAGATGIYELSPLLTGLVIGGLWQVFVLFGLHWGLVPVMLLNLSTSGADPVVAMSFAASFAQIGAVLAVMLKTKNAKLKSLSIPAFISGIFGVTEPAIYGVTLPLKKPFIMSCVAGGIGGAILGFFGSKMYMFGGLGVFGYPTFINPATGVDSAFYMALVATAVAFVLGFVLTYVVGFKEAAAPASAPAAAPAPALDPNPNSKYEIFSPMAGEVVPLKEINDITFAGEHMGKGIAIRPTSGRVVSPITGVVQTVYRTKHAIGLVTDDGVEMLIHIGQDTVQLKGQHFNAHVKDGDRVNAGDLIMEFDLQAIKDAGYETVTPIIITNTSNYLDVVGTENASVNEKDKLLTVLG; encoded by the coding sequence ATGAATTATGATCAACTGGCCAAAGACATCCTATCCCGTGTAGGTGGCACTGGAAACGTGAACAGCGTCTTCCACTGTGTAACCAGATTACGTTTTAAACTGAAAAATGAAAGCGTTGCTAAAACAGAAGAGATTAAAAATCTGCCTGGCGTCATTACGGTTATGCAGAGTGGTGGACAGTATCAGGTCGTCATCGGCAATGAAGTACCGGATGTATATAAAGCGATTGTGAAGGTAGGCAACTTGCCGACAGAGGGTCAGGTTGAAGAGACGAAGGAAGAATCGGGGAAAAAAGTAGGCCTGTTCAGCCGATTTATCGACATGATTTCGGGAGTCTTCACTCCGCTGCTCGGTTTGCTTGCTGCAACAGGGATGATCAAAGGTTTTACAGCCATGTTTTTATCCTTCGGGTGGTTGACGAATACGTCAGGAACCTACCATCTGTTGAATGCAACGGGTGACTGTCTGTTCTACTTCTTCCCGGTATTCCTTGGTTATACGGCAATCAAGAAGTTTGGCGGCTCACCATTCCTGGGTATGGCCATCGGTGCGACGCTCGTATATCCGACGCTATCCGGTTTGACTGCAGGAGATCCATTATACACGTTGTTCGCAGGTACATTGTTTGAGTCACCGATTCATATAACATTCCTGGGTATTCCTGTTATCTTGATGAACTATTCATCGTCGGTTATTCCAATTATTATCGCTACATTCTTTGCCGTGAAGATCGAAAGATTCTTCAAAAATGTCATCCCTAAAGTGGTTAGTACATTCCTTGTTCCATTCTTTACCCTGCTTGTTATCGTTCCGGCAACGTTCCTTGTTATTGGTCCAGTATCCACTTGGGCAGGACAGTTGATCGGTGCAGGAGCAACAGGTATCTATGAACTGAGCCCACTTCTTACAGGACTCGTGATTGGCGGTTTGTGGCAAGTGTTCGTCCTGTTCGGTCTCCACTGGGGCCTGGTTCCAGTCATGCTGCTGAACCTCAGTACGTCCGGAGCTGATCCGGTGGTTGCCATGTCGTTCGCTGCTTCCTTTGCTCAAATTGGTGCGGTACTTGCAGTCATGTTGAAAACTAAAAATGCCAAACTGAAATCATTGAGTATTCCGGCCTTCATTTCAGGCATCTTCGGTGTAACCGAGCCGGCGATCTATGGTGTGACGCTTCCACTCAAAAAACCGTTTATCATGAGCTGTGTTGCAGGTGGTATTGGCGGCGCCATTCTGGGATTCTTCGGTTCGAAAATGTACATGTTCGGCGGACTCGGCGTATTCGGTTATCCGACGTTCATTAACCCGGCCACAGGTGTTGATTCGGCATTCTATATGGCACTTGTAGCAACAGCCGTTGCGTTCGTACTTGGTTTCGTTCTTACGTATGTCGTTGGTTTCAAGGAAGCTGCAGCACCAGCATCTGCTCCGGCAGCTGCGCCAGCACCTGCACTGGATCCGAATCCGAACAGCAAATACGAAATTTTCAGCCCAATGGCAGGCGAAGTCGTTCCATTGAAGGAAATTAACGACATTACGTTTGCTGGTGAGCACATGGGTAAAGGGATTGCGATTCGACCAACAAGTGGCCGAGTGGTATCGCCAATCACTGGTGTCGTACAAACGGTGTACCGCACGAAGCATGCCATTGGACTGGTGACAGATGACGGTGTAGAAATGCTGATCCATATTGGACAAGATACGGTACAACTGAAAGGTCAACATTTCAATGCTCATGTGAAAGATGGAGACCGCGTTAACGCAGGTGATCTGATTATGGAATTTGATCTGCAGGCCATCAAGGATGCCGGTTATGAGACGGTTACCCCGATTATTATTACGAATACTTCAAATTACCTGGATGTTGTGGGCACCGAAAATGCATCGGTGAACGAAAAAGACAAATTGCTGACCGTGCTTGGTTAA
- a CDS encoding 6-phospho-beta-glucosidase, which translates to MFEKLTSFPENFLWGGATAANQLEGAYLEGGKGLTTVDLIPVGPKRFPIAMGNLDSFEPQEGEFYPSHEAIDFYHRYKEDIALFAEMGFKCLRLSIAWSRIFPNGDDAEPNEAGLQFYDDVFDELLKYNIEPVVTICHFDVPVHLVQTYGGWKNRKMIGFFETYAKTLFNRYKDKVKYWMTFNEINMLLHLPYIGAGIVLQEGEDKQQILYQAAHHELVASALAVKAGHEIIPGAQIGCMLAAGTVYPYTSNPEDVWKAMEQDRESFFFIDVQSKGAYPGYTKRFFRENGIHIEMQPEDADLLMQNTVDYIGFSYYASRCTSTDPEILKDSTEGNVFGSVKNPYLDASEWGWTIDPKGLRITCNQLHDRYGKPLFIVENGLGATDVLLDNDTVEDDYRIDYLDRHFAEMAEAIQDGVEIIGYTSWGPIDLVSAGTGEMKKRYGYIYVDRNNDGTGSLRRVKKKSFHWYKDVIATHGAQYF; encoded by the coding sequence ATGTTTGAAAAGCTAACTTCCTTCCCGGAAAATTTTCTCTGGGGAGGAGCAACAGCGGCAAATCAGCTGGAGGGAGCCTATCTGGAAGGGGGAAAAGGATTGACTACGGTCGATCTGATCCCTGTCGGGCCCAAACGATTCCCTATTGCCATGGGGAACCTTGACTCATTCGAGCCACAAGAGGGCGAGTTCTACCCTTCTCATGAAGCCATTGATTTCTATCATCGGTACAAGGAAGACATAGCTTTATTTGCCGAAATGGGGTTCAAATGTTTAAGACTTTCGATCGCCTGGTCCCGGATCTTCCCGAACGGGGATGACGCCGAGCCCAATGAGGCAGGCCTGCAATTCTATGATGATGTTTTCGATGAATTGTTGAAATATAATATCGAACCGGTCGTAACTATTTGTCATTTCGATGTACCTGTACATCTCGTGCAAACTTATGGCGGTTGGAAAAACCGGAAGATGATTGGCTTTTTTGAAACCTATGCGAAGACGTTATTCAATCGATATAAGGACAAAGTAAAATACTGGATGACGTTTAACGAAATCAACATGCTTCTGCATCTCCCGTATATCGGAGCAGGTATAGTCCTGCAAGAGGGAGAGGACAAGCAGCAGATCCTGTATCAGGCGGCGCATCATGAATTGGTAGCCAGTGCACTCGCCGTCAAGGCAGGTCACGAGATTATTCCCGGTGCACAAATCGGGTGTATGCTGGCCGCAGGTACGGTCTATCCTTACACCTCCAACCCAGAGGACGTATGGAAGGCGATGGAGCAGGATCGTGAGTCTTTTTTCTTCATTGATGTTCAGTCCAAAGGGGCATATCCCGGCTACACCAAGCGTTTCTTCAGAGAAAACGGCATTCATATCGAGATGCAGCCGGAAGATGCCGATCTTCTTATGCAGAATACAGTGGACTATATTGGCTTCAGCTATTATGCAAGCCGCTGCACAAGCACAGATCCGGAGATATTGAAAGACTCCACCGAAGGCAATGTATTTGGTTCCGTGAAAAACCCATATCTTGATGCATCGGAGTGGGGATGGACGATTGACCCGAAAGGACTGCGAATCACCTGCAATCAGCTGCATGATCGCTACGGCAAGCCACTATTCATTGTGGAAAACGGACTTGGCGCTACCGATGTATTGCTGGACAATGATACGGTGGAAGATGATTATCGCATTGACTATCTGGACCGTCATTTTGCCGAGATGGCAGAAGCCATTCAGGACGGAGTCGAGATCATTGGATATACGAGCTGGGGCCCGATTGATTTGGTCAGCGCAGGTACAGGAGAAATGAAGAAACGTTACGGTTACATCTATGTAGACCGAAACAATGACGGTACGGGTTCGCTGAGAAGGGTGAAAAAGAAAAGCTTCCACTGGTATAAAGACGTCATTGCTACTCATGGTGCACAATACTTCTAA
- a CDS encoding S8 family peptidase → MWLWLGISAAFLLMLGFVYRYVEDILETRKFHPHAPKQLLIKFKDGTTADQMHTLHKKGRCKVAETYEDLGWYRVESNRIMHRMLKNYKDHELIEHVEPNYFVQASYTPNDPYFPYQNNLQKINAPAAWDISQSNSSIKIAIIDTGVQLNHPELASKLLPGYDYVSYDAIPEDGNGHGTHVAGIAASVTNNGAGIAGVAPLASIVPIRVLDDSGMGTMGNVGNGLVYAANNGIQVVNLSLGGPVSDAFLQAAVQYAWDRGAVIIAAAGNDNTSYPIVPASYPNVIAVASTNASDLKSNFSNYGAWVDMAAPGDSILSTYLGSSYAYMSGTSMAAPQVAGAAALLAAQGKTNAQIRDALCFASDPVSGSGVYWQYGRLNAQRSLQVP, encoded by the coding sequence ATGTGGCTATGGCTGGGTATCTCTGCTGCATTTCTGCTCATGCTGGGATTTGTATATCGTTACGTAGAAGATATCCTTGAAACGCGAAAGTTTCATCCCCATGCTCCCAAGCAGCTCTTGATCAAATTTAAAGACGGCACCACGGCAGATCAAATGCACACTCTGCATAAAAAAGGAAGATGCAAAGTTGCCGAAACTTATGAGGATCTCGGCTGGTATCGGGTAGAATCAAACAGAATCATGCATCGCATGCTCAAGAACTATAAGGATCATGAACTCATTGAACATGTAGAACCCAATTACTTCGTTCAGGCATCCTATACCCCGAATGACCCCTACTTCCCTTATCAGAATAACCTGCAAAAGATTAACGCACCTGCGGCTTGGGATATTAGCCAAAGCAACAGCTCCATCAAAATTGCCATTATTGATACCGGAGTGCAGCTAAACCACCCCGAGCTTGCCAGCAAGCTCCTTCCAGGTTATGACTATGTCAGCTATGACGCCATTCCCGAGGATGGAAACGGACACGGCACACATGTGGCCGGAATTGCGGCTTCCGTCACGAATAATGGAGCTGGCATCGCTGGCGTTGCTCCGCTTGCGTCCATCGTACCCATTCGTGTTCTGGATGATAGCGGAATGGGAACCATGGGCAATGTCGGAAACGGGCTGGTCTATGCTGCCAACAATGGTATACAAGTTGTCAATTTGAGCCTAGGCGGACCTGTCAGCGATGCCTTTTTGCAGGCTGCAGTACAGTATGCCTGGGACCGCGGAGCAGTCATTATTGCCGCTGCCGGAAATGACAACACTTCGTATCCAATCGTACCCGCTTCCTATCCCAACGTCATCGCGGTCGCTTCCACCAATGCTTCCGATCTGAAATCGAATTTCTCCAATTACGGTGCATGGGTTGACATGGCTGCTCCCGGAGACAGCATATTGTCCACATACCTCGGCAGCTCGTACGCATATATGAGCGGTACATCAATGGCTGCCCCACAGGTCGCAGGTGCGGCTGCCTTGCTTGCTGCCCAAGGCAAAACCAATGCCCAGATCCGCGATGCATTGTGCTTTGCCTCCGATCCCGTATCCGGTTCCGGGGTCTATTGGCAGTATGGCAGGCTAAATGCACAACGGAGTCTGCAAGTCCCTTAA